One window from the genome of Deinococcus sp. NW-56 encodes:
- a CDS encoding VWA domain-containing protein — MRPRSAVLLALAPWLLAPGLAAWPGSRAGAAASVAASTVTPAAAPRVTLRRLPAALPPEQCRLPGPPMPTDAVTFAASLPSRTRVVFVLDTSGSMRGIGDGQADIFGRVKAAVNDYVRAERPDRVDLLTFDQGLRSRRGYAFPADRTRWNTDLAALRADGRNTYLYRSLGEGLAPLQAGGYVTTVIVLTDGTDNDPAGDWTAARALAAFQGRGGLDTLHYVALGTPLPADARAALRASGYARGVSLPVGEVPVLARVAPGTTLRTVTDPARVPVPWPDGTPLTLSGPSGVTLSRPAVGGGQAALRVGEEVTPGTPALLCAPAPEAGGLPRRALLRLAVGETAAPSAVTSVPVRPRQTGLLWLNPGADRALGPGESVTLRYRLPAELAAEDLTLRLPPAWGEGLDPAGRARGGRAVHAGRRGGGRGGARLVGGGGRLAWPRSGRRRGGRADRRMVRGRSGPFSAEWASPRWWGGASSCC; from the coding sequence ATGCGCCCGCGTTCTGCCGTCCTCCTCGCCCTCGCCCCGTGGTTGCTGGCCCCTGGACTCGCGGCGTGGCCGGGCAGCCGGGCTGGGGCAGCGGCCTCCGTAGCGGCTTCCACCGTGACGCCTGCCGCCGCCCCGCGCGTGACCTTGCGCCGCCTGCCCGCCGCGCTGCCGCCGGAGCAGTGCCGCCTGCCCGGACCACCTATGCCGACCGACGCGGTCACCTTCGCGGCGTCGCTGCCCAGCCGCACCCGCGTGGTCTTCGTGCTGGACACCAGCGGCTCCATGCGCGGCATCGGGGACGGGCAGGCGGACATCTTCGGGCGGGTCAAGGCGGCGGTGAACGACTATGTGCGTGCCGAGCGGCCTGACCGGGTAGACCTCCTGACCTTCGACCAGGGCCTGCGCTCACGGCGGGGCTACGCTTTCCCCGCCGACCGAACGCGCTGGAACACCGACCTCGCCGCACTGCGGGCCGATGGGCGCAACACCTACCTCTACCGCAGCCTGGGAGAGGGCCTGGCGCCGCTCCAGGCCGGGGGGTACGTCACCACCGTGATCGTCCTGACCGACGGCACCGACAACGACCCCGCCGGGGACTGGACGGCGGCGCGGGCGCTCGCGGCCTTCCAGGGAAGGGGGGGGCTGGACACGCTGCATTACGTGGCGCTGGGCACGCCGCTGCCCGCCGACGCGCGGGCGGCGCTGCGGGCAAGCGGCTACGCGCGGGGCGTCAGTCTGCCGGTGGGCGAGGTGCCGGTGCTCGCGCGGGTGGCGCCGGGAACCACGCTCCGCACCGTGACGGACCCCGCGCGGGTGCCCGTGCCTTGGCCCGACGGCACTCCACTCACCCTGAGCGGCCCGTCGGGCGTCACGCTGTCCCGTCCGGCGGTGGGGGGGGGACAGGCGGCCCTGCGCGTTGGGGAGGAGGTCACCCCCGGCACCCCGGCCCTGCTGTGCGCCCCGGCTCCCGAGGCGGGTGGCCTGCCCCGGCGGGCGTTGCTGCGGCTGGCGGTGGGGGAGACGGCGGCACCGAGCGCGGTCACCTCTGTGCCGGTGCGGCCCCGGCAGACCGGGCTGCTGTGGCTTAATCCCGGTGCCGACCGCGCCCTCGGTCCCGGCGAGAGTGTCACCCTGCGCTACCGCCTGCCCGCTGAATTGGCTGCTGAGGATCTGACCCTGCGTCTCCCCCCGGCCTGGGGGGAAGGTCTGGACCCTGCCGGGCGGGCGCGAGGTGGCCGTGCAGTTCACGCGGGTAGGCGAGGCGGCGGGCGCGGGGGTGCCCGACTGGTCGGGGGGGGCGGACGTTTGGCCTGGCCCCGGTCGGGGCGCCGGAGAGGGGGCCGCGCGGATCGGAGAATGGTTCGGGGGCGCTCTGGGCCGTTCTCGGCGGAATGGGCCTCGCCGCGTTGGTGGGGGGGGGCCTCCTCCTGCTGCTGA
- a CDS encoding DNA topoisomerase subunit B, whose amino-acid sequence MTQTPAYDASSISILKGLEAVRKRPGMYVQGGTGIDGYHQLLTEIIDNAIDEGLGGFADEVHVIMHADGSATVTDNGRGIPVDMMKSENRPAIEVIFTELHAGGKFGGGAYKVSGGLHGVGSSVVNALSTYLDVTVNKGGQLHHIRFEKGAVTTPLEVLGQTPADVTWSTKVTFHPDPQVFSEFENLFNYDRIRGRLRELAYLTGLKIVVRDERTELHAGEIREEVFHEQGGIANFARALVTDDTKLLYDQPIVMRGSHMDVEVEVAFIHANTYSSDNILTYANMIRTRDGGTPLTGFKTAYTRILNKYAKDKNLIKSGNPVPSGDDLLEGIYCVVSVKLGEPQFESQAKVKLLNSEAQTAVNAIVGEKFAEFLEENPKIGKTIVEKAAEAARAREAARKARDIVRRSNPLENDDLPGKLADCSSQDPSESELFIVEGISAGGSAKGGRERRFQAILPLRGKILNVEKSELNKILKNAEIRALIGAIGAGVEGTGDRMHFDLSNLRYHKIIIMTDADMDGGHIATLLLTFFYRYMRPVVEQGYLYIAQPPLYRILVGREKKGTYLYTEEELKAHVARANKEGKKYEIQRFKGLGEMNAVQLWDTTMNPETRALKQVKVEDLMETNEVFEDLMGSEVAPRKKFIQDNARFAEISV is encoded by the coding sequence ATGACCCAGACTCCCGCCTATGACGCCAGCTCCATCTCGATTCTCAAGGGGCTGGAGGCCGTTCGCAAGCGCCCCGGCATGTACGTGCAGGGCGGCACCGGCATCGACGGCTACCACCAACTGCTGACCGAGATCATCGACAACGCCATCGACGAGGGCCTGGGCGGCTTTGCCGACGAGGTTCACGTCATCATGCACGCCGACGGCTCGGCCACTGTCACCGACAACGGGCGCGGCATTCCCGTGGACATGATGAAGTCCGAAAACCGCCCCGCCATCGAGGTGATCTTCACCGAGCTGCACGCGGGCGGCAAGTTCGGCGGCGGCGCCTACAAGGTGTCCGGCGGCCTGCACGGGGTCGGCTCCAGCGTGGTGAACGCGCTGTCGACCTACCTCGACGTGACGGTGAACAAGGGCGGCCAGCTGCACCACATCCGCTTCGAGAAGGGCGCGGTGACCACGCCGCTGGAAGTGCTGGGCCAGACGCCCGCCGACGTGACGTGGTCGACCAAGGTCACCTTCCACCCCGACCCACAGGTCTTCTCGGAGTTCGAGAACCTCTTCAATTACGACCGCATCCGGGGCCGCCTGCGCGAGCTGGCCTACCTGACCGGCCTGAAGATCGTCGTGCGCGATGAGCGCACCGAACTGCACGCCGGGGAGATCCGCGAGGAGGTGTTCCACGAGCAGGGCGGCATCGCCAACTTTGCCCGGGCGCTCGTGACCGACGACACCAAGCTGCTGTACGACCAGCCCATCGTGATGCGCGGCTCGCACATGGACGTGGAGGTCGAGGTCGCGTTTATTCACGCGAACACCTACTCCAGCGACAACATCCTGACGTACGCGAACATGATTCGCACCCGCGACGGTGGCACGCCGCTGACTGGCTTCAAGACCGCGTACACGCGCATCCTGAACAAGTACGCCAAGGACAAGAACCTGATCAAATCCGGCAACCCGGTGCCCAGCGGCGACGACCTGCTCGAAGGCATCTACTGCGTGGTCAGCGTCAAGCTGGGCGAGCCGCAGTTCGAGTCGCAGGCCAAGGTCAAGCTGCTGAACAGCGAGGCGCAGACCGCCGTGAACGCCATCGTGGGCGAGAAGTTCGCGGAGTTCCTCGAAGAGAATCCCAAGATCGGCAAGACCATCGTGGAGAAGGCCGCCGAGGCCGCCCGCGCCCGCGAGGCCGCCCGCAAGGCCCGCGACATCGTCCGGCGCTCCAACCCGCTGGAAAACGACGACCTGCCCGGCAAGCTGGCCGACTGCTCCTCGCAGGACCCCTCCGAGTCCGAGCTGTTTATCGTCGAGGGCATCTCGGCCGGTGGCTCGGCCAAGGGCGGGCGTGAGCGGCGCTTCCAGGCGATTCTGCCCCTGCGCGGCAAGATCCTGAACGTCGAGAAGTCCGAGCTGAACAAGATTCTCAAGAACGCCGAGATCCGGGCGCTGATCGGGGCCATCGGCGCGGGCGTGGAGGGCACCGGGGACCGGATGCACTTCGACCTCTCCAACCTGCGTTACCACAAGATCATCATCATGACCGACGCGGACATGGACGGCGGGCACATCGCCACCCTGCTGCTGACCTTCTTCTACCGCTACATGCGCCCGGTCGTCGAGCAGGGTTACCTCTACATCGCGCAGCCGCCGCTGTACCGCATCCTGGTGGGCCGCGAGAAGAAGGGCACCTACCTCTACACCGAGGAAGAACTCAAGGCGCACGTCGCCCGTGCCAACAAGGAAGGCAAGAAGTACGAGATTCAGCGCTTCAAGGGGCTGGGTGAGATGAACGCCGTCCAGCTCTGGGACACCACCATGAACCCCGAGACGCGGGCGCTGAAGCAGGTCAAGGTCGAGGACCTGATGGAGACCAACGAGGTCTTCGAGGACCTGATGGGCTCGGAAGTCGCCCCCCGCAAGAAGTTCATTCAGGACAACGCTCGCTTCGCCGAGATCAGCGTCTAA
- a CDS encoding recombinase family protein codes for MTRPAALYIRVSSHLQARDDRYGLARQEAETRAYAARTGLSIPDGALYTDVITGRSETRDGLEQLKADRQRYSAIITSEADRLGRTPLAGHKILSELLGLGLDVHNATDGLYDPDDDASVLTFDMRMVIAHQELRSIKRRMLGGKLAAAEKGEIIPHGWRCYGYRQAYELEGGRPIRRIEVDEVEAAIVREIFERLIRGDTTVTIAEDLNARGVPSAMNSNWHHQRPWYMARNTAYKGEARMTLRHAKREFTFPVPAIVDEDTWQLAHDSLRRKPIKHTETFWLNGLLRCAECGGAMSGTNSQANRTSYRHYRCSRAFKHRFYGDVPSCTQRTHYRMNDLHEHADRIVREIAEHPERYAGQAAPTPPDHSRALKEIDRLEGQLKRYLTDYQRELLTGDEYAGLRDTARRRLEELRVEVAPPKVVTLPNTAAALEAIGRLVQEGVPTREVLLRSGTRLSIAPGGVLDVVLRV; via the coding sequence ATGACCCGCCCCGCCGCCCTCTACATCCGCGTCTCCAGCCACCTGCAGGCCCGCGACGACCGCTACGGCCTCGCCCGCCAGGAGGCTGAAACCCGCGCCTACGCCGCCCGCACCGGCCTGAGCATCCCCGACGGCGCCCTGTACACGGACGTCATCACCGGCCGCAGCGAGACGCGCGACGGCCTGGAGCAGCTCAAGGCCGACCGGCAGCGCTACTCGGCCATCATCACCAGCGAGGCCGACCGCCTGGGCCGCACCCCGCTCGCCGGGCACAAGATCCTCAGCGAGCTGCTCGGTCTGGGTCTCGACGTCCACAACGCCACGGACGGCTTGTACGACCCGGACGACGACGCTTCTGTCCTGACCTTCGACATGCGGATGGTGATCGCCCACCAAGAGCTGCGAAGCATCAAGCGCCGCATGTTGGGGGGAAAGCTGGCCGCCGCAGAGAAGGGCGAGATCATCCCCCACGGCTGGCGCTGCTACGGCTACCGGCAGGCCTACGAGTTGGAAGGGGGCCGCCCTATCCGGCGCATCGAGGTGGACGAGGTGGAGGCGGCCATCGTGCGGGAGATCTTTGAGCGGCTCATCCGGGGCGACACGACCGTCACCATCGCCGAGGACCTGAACGCCCGTGGGGTTCCCAGCGCAATGAATTCCAACTGGCACCATCAGCGGCCCTGGTACATGGCCCGCAACACGGCCTACAAGGGTGAGGCCCGCATGACCCTTCGGCACGCCAAGCGGGAGTTCACCTTCCCAGTGCCCGCCATCGTGGACGAGGACACCTGGCAGCTCGCGCACGACAGCCTGCGCCGCAAGCCCATCAAGCACACGGAGACCTTCTGGCTGAACGGTCTCCTCCGGTGCGCCGAGTGCGGGGGAGCGATGAGCGGGACCAACTCGCAGGCCAACCGCACCAGCTACCGCCACTACCGCTGCTCCCGGGCGTTCAAGCATCGCTTCTACGGGGACGTGCCGAGCTGCACGCAGCGGACGCACTACCGGATGAACGATCTGCACGAGCACGCCGACCGGATCGTCCGCGAGATCGCCGAGCACCCCGAGCGGTACGCCGGGCAGGCGGCCCCCACGCCCCCGGACCACAGCCGGGCACTGAAGGAGATCGACCGGCTGGAGGGGCAGCTCAAGCGCTACCTCACCGACTACCAGCGCGAGCTGCTGACCGGCGACGAGTACGCCGGGCTGCGGGACACGGCGCGGCGGCGGCTGGAGGAGCTGCGGGTGGAGGTCGCGCCGCCGAAGGTGGTCACCCTGCCCAACACGGCAGCCGCCCTCGAAGCGATTGGGCGGCTGGTGCAGGAAGGTGTTCCCACGCGGGAGGTGCTGCTGCGCTCGGGCACGCGCCTGAGCATCGCTCCGGGTGGGGTACTGGACGTGGTGCTGCGGGTGTAG
- a CDS encoding 4a-hydroxytetrahydrobiopterin dehydratase, which translates to MSYHPYDSRMAHDASRKLTDGDVQDLKPDGWWGNDGQLYRDFQFGSYMEGVEFALRIAQMAEEIGHHPDLHIHYARLRVRYFTHDAGGVTLQDIEGARAVNRLWEETQA; encoded by the coding sequence ATGAGCTACCACCCCTACGACTCCCGCATGGCGCACGACGCCAGCCGCAAACTCACGGACGGGGACGTGCAGGACCTCAAGCCGGACGGCTGGTGGGGCAACGACGGCCAGCTCTACCGGGACTTCCAATTCGGAAGCTACATGGAGGGGGTCGAGTTCGCGCTGCGAATCGCGCAGATGGCCGAGGAAATCGGGCACCACCCCGACCTCCACATCCATTACGCGCGGCTACGGGTGCGCTACTTCACCCACGACGCGGGCGGCGTGACCCTGCAGGACATCGAGGGGGCGCGGGCCGTGAACCGGCTATGGGAGGAGACGCAGGCTTGA
- the kynU gene encoding kynureninase — MTDGALRRDLFALPPGIYLDGNSLGLMPHAAREAVLRRLGEWQRDAVGGWDAWFGLAESLSPQIGRLVGAHPHEVIATGSITANLHSLLATLYRPQGDRRHLVATSLDFPSDVYALQSWAARHGAEVRLIPSRDGHTLHEDDIAAALGDDVALALLPTVLYRSGQLLDVLGVTRLAHERGILIGWDAAHSIGSVPHAFHDAGADFAVWCHYKYVNAGPGAPGGLFLHERHHDLGPGLRGWWGHDKATQFEMAHEFRPAAGAGAYQLGTPPILALAALEGALTVFDTVSMAEVRARSLELTSSLMARVGEHLPELRVVTPREPGQRGGHVALAHPEAHALSLALRSRGIVPDFRQPDILRLAPVALYNTEAELEETVRVLRELLDTGTHRAAQAAGLVT, encoded by the coding sequence ATGACCGACGGCGCCCTCAGACGTGACCTGTTCGCCCTGCCGCCCGGCATCTACCTCGACGGCAACAGCCTCGGCCTGATGCCCCACGCGGCGCGGGAGGCGGTGCTGCGGCGCTTAGGCGAGTGGCAGCGCGACGCGGTGGGGGGCTGGGACGCCTGGTTCGGCCTCGCGGAGTCGCTCTCGCCGCAGATCGGGCGGCTGGTCGGAGCGCACCCCCACGAAGTGATTGCCACCGGAAGCATCACCGCCAACCTGCATTCCCTCCTCGCCACCCTGTACCGCCCCCAGGGTGACCGGCGGCACCTCGTCGCCACCTCCCTCGATTTTCCCTCCGACGTGTACGCCCTCCAGAGCTGGGCCGCGCGGCACGGGGCGGAGGTTCGGCTGATTCCTTCCCGCGACGGCCACACCCTCCACGAGGACGACATCGCGGCAGCGCTGGGGGACGATGTGGCGCTGGCCCTGCTGCCCACCGTGCTTTACCGCTCCGGACAACTGCTGGACGTGCTGGGGGTGACGCGCCTGGCCCATGAACGCGGCATCCTGATCGGCTGGGACGCGGCGCACAGCATCGGAAGCGTGCCGCACGCCTTCCATGACGCCGGGGCCGACTTCGCGGTGTGGTGCCATTACAAGTACGTCAACGCGGGGCCGGGGGCACCGGGCGGCCTGTTCCTGCACGAGCGGCACCATGACCTCGGCCCCGGCCTGCGCGGGTGGTGGGGCCACGACAAGGCGACCCAGTTCGAGATGGCGCACGAGTTCCGCCCCGCCGCTGGGGCCGGAGCGTACCAGCTCGGAACGCCGCCCATCCTCGCGCTGGCCGCGCTGGAAGGAGCCTTGACCGTCTTCGACACGGTGAGCATGGCCGAGGTCCGCGCCCGCAGCCTGGAGCTGACCTCGTCCCTGATGGCGCGGGTGGGCGAGCACCTGCCCGAGCTGCGCGTCGTCACCCCCCGCGAGCCGGGGCAGCGCGGCGGACACGTCGCCCTCGCGCACCCGGAGGCCCACGCCCTGAGCCTCGCCCTGCGCTCGCGCGGCATTGTCCCCGACTTCCGCCAGCCCGACATCCTGCGCCTCGCCCCCGTCGCGCTGTACAACACCGAAGCCGAGCTGGAGGAGACGGTGCGCGTCCTGCGCGAGTTGCTGGACACCGGGACGCACCGGGCGGCCCAGGCGGCGGGACTGGTGACGTAG
- a CDS encoding S10 family peptidase — MSDEQEKQATEPGTEVRVKVKTGERDRPEDEKPRDEVSVTRHRITVGGRELAYTVTAGTMVLAEEKHAKDGESEGVKPRARVFFVAYALDGEHDPRTRPVTFSFNGGPGSSSVWLHLGLLGPRRVVMGDAGALTGPPYDLTDNDFTLLTHSDLVFIDPVSTGYSRVTEGEKPGDFHGFQKDIESVGDFIRLWTSRAGRWLSPKFLIGESYGTTRAAGLSGYLQERHGLFLNGIMLISSILDFSTVDFTPGHDLPYIVHLPTAAATAWYHGKLGGERSLNDVLREAEAFADGDYARALHLGPRLSEEEQRVVAERYAALTGLDVGFVRRNNLRVTLARFCKELLRDEGRTVGRLDSRFTGLDRDSGGEANEYDPSLSAILGPYTAAMNHYVRTELGFESDLPYEILTMRVRPWSYKEFENKHVRVSDTLRKAMHQNEHLKVLVASGYFDFATPYHATRHTLDHLGLDPSLRGNVREVFYEAGHMMYVHRPSLERQYADLVEFVEWGAGRG; from the coding sequence ATGAGCGACGAACAGGAGAAGCAGGCGACCGAGCCGGGCACCGAAGTGAGGGTCAAGGTCAAGACCGGCGAGCGGGACCGCCCCGAGGACGAGAAGCCCCGCGATGAGGTCAGCGTCACCCGCCACCGCATCACCGTGGGGGGCCGCGAACTGGCCTACACCGTCACGGCGGGGACGATGGTGCTGGCCGAGGAGAAGCACGCGAAAGACGGCGAGTCGGAGGGGGTCAAGCCCCGCGCCCGCGTCTTTTTCGTGGCCTACGCGCTCGACGGCGAGCACGACCCACGCACGCGGCCCGTCACTTTCAGCTTCAACGGCGGGCCTGGCAGCTCGTCGGTGTGGCTGCACCTCGGCCTGCTGGGGCCGCGCCGGGTGGTCATGGGCGACGCGGGGGCGCTGACCGGGCCACCCTACGACCTGACCGACAACGACTTCACCCTGCTGACGCACTCGGACCTCGTGTTCATCGACCCGGTGAGCACCGGGTACTCGCGCGTCACGGAAGGCGAGAAGCCCGGCGACTTCCACGGCTTCCAGAAGGACATCGAGTCGGTGGGCGACTTTATCCGGCTGTGGACCAGCCGGGCCGGGCGCTGGCTCAGCCCCAAGTTTCTGATCGGCGAGAGCTACGGCACCACGCGGGCGGCGGGCCTCAGCGGGTACTTGCAGGAGCGGCACGGCCTGTTCCTGAACGGGATCATGCTCATCAGCTCGATTCTCGACTTCTCGACGGTGGACTTCACGCCGGGGCACGACCTGCCGTACATCGTCCACCTGCCCACCGCCGCCGCGACCGCGTGGTATCACGGCAAGCTCGGCGGTGAGCGTTCGCTGAACGACGTGTTGCGCGAGGCCGAGGCTTTCGCGGACGGCGACTATGCCCGCGCCCTGCATCTCGGCCCGCGCCTGAGCGAGGAAGAACAGCGGGTGGTGGCCGAGCGCTACGCGGCGCTGACCGGGCTGGACGTGGGCTTTGTCCGGCGCAACAACCTGCGCGTCACCCTGGCCCGCTTCTGCAAGGAACTGCTGCGCGACGAAGGCCGCACGGTGGGCCGTCTCGACAGCCGCTTTACCGGGCTGGACCGCGATTCGGGCGGCGAGGCGAACGAGTACGACCCCAGCCTCAGCGCCATCCTGGGGCCGTACACGGCGGCGATGAACCACTACGTGCGGACGGAGTTGGGCTTCGAGTCCGACCTCCCCTACGAGATTCTGACCATGCGGGTGCGGCCCTGGAGCTACAAGGAGTTCGAGAACAAGCATGTGCGTGTCTCGGACACGCTGCGGAAAGCCATGCACCAGAATGAGCACCTCAAGGTGCTGGTGGCGTCAGGCTACTTCGACTTCGCCACGCCGTACCACGCGACCCGGCACACGCTCGATCACCTCGGTCTCGACCCCAGCCTGCGCGGGAATGTCCGCGAGGTCTTCTACGAGGCCGGGCACATGATGTATGTCCACCGCCCCAGCCTGGAGCGGCAGTACGCGGACCTGGTGGAGTTTGTGGAGTGGGGGGCAGGGCGGGGCTGA
- a CDS encoding cyclase family protein has translation MHDISRLLTPGHPTWPGDAPYRLEPGARIAQGDSVNTGELRTSTHTGTHVDAPWHYADDAPRLEGVGLEPYLGRCRVLTVRARAGLVEPGVLDGLPQVLPPRLLLHTGQPSQWAEFPEDFVALSPEFVREAARRGVRLIGTDSPSVDPLTSKTLDAHHACREAGILILEGLNLSGVADGEYDLVCLPLPLVGADGAPARAVLLPAGTLPETL, from the coding sequence ATGCACGACATCTCCAGACTCCTCACCCCCGGTCATCCCACCTGGCCGGGGGACGCGCCGTATCGCCTGGAGCCGGGCGCCCGCATCGCGCAGGGTGACAGCGTGAACACGGGCGAACTGCGGACGAGCACCCACACCGGCACCCACGTGGACGCTCCCTGGCACTACGCCGACGACGCGCCGAGGCTGGAGGGGGTCGGGCTGGAGCCTTACCTGGGCCGCTGCCGGGTGCTGACGGTGCGGGCGCGGGCAGGGCTGGTGGAGCCGGGGGTGCTGGACGGCCTGCCCCAAGTCCTCCCGCCCCGGCTGCTGCTGCACACGGGTCAGCCCTCTCAGTGGGCGGAGTTCCCGGAAGATTTCGTGGCCCTTTCGCCCGAGTTCGTCCGCGAGGCCGCCCGACGCGGCGTGCGGCTGATCGGCACCGACAGCCCCAGCGTCGATCCCCTCACGAGCAAGACGCTGGACGCGCACCACGCTTGCCGCGAGGCCGGAATCCTGATTCTGGAGGGCCTGAATCTCAGCGGGGTAGCGGACGGCGAGTATGACCTCGTGTGCCTGCCGCTGCCCCTCGTGGGGGCCGACGGTGCCCCCGCACGCGCGGTGCTGCTGCCCGCCGGGACCCTTCCGGAGACCCTATGA
- a CDS encoding LysE family translocator, with the protein MDSALLAFAGLSLLLTVTPGADTALVTRAALAGGRPAGFGAVLGVTSGLLVHAALSALGLSVLLARSAALYEAVRLAGAAYLLYLGVRAWREARHTAQAAGAPSPRLGFGPALAQGLTTNVLNPKVALFYLTVLPGFVRPGEGALARSLTLALIHFGWGVIWLGLLVLLIGTLAPRLRSPGVRAALERITGAAMVALGLRVALSR; encoded by the coding sequence ATGGATTCCGCCCTCCTCGCCTTCGCGGGCCTCTCGCTGCTGCTGACGGTCACGCCGGGGGCAGACACGGCGCTGGTCACGCGAGCGGCGCTGGCGGGGGGGCGTCCGGCGGGGTTCGGGGCGGTGCTGGGAGTCACGAGCGGGCTGCTCGTGCACGCGGCCCTGAGCGCCCTGGGCCTGAGCGTGCTGCTGGCCCGCAGCGCGGCGCTGTACGAGGCCGTGCGACTGGCAGGAGCCGCTTACCTGCTTTATCTCGGCGTGCGGGCATGGCGCGAAGCCCGGCACACGGCGCAGGCTGCCGGGGCGCCCAGCCCCCGCCTGGGCTTCGGCCCCGCCCTCGCGCAGGGCCTGACCACCAACGTGCTCAACCCCAAGGTGGCCCTGTTCTACCTCACCGTGCTGCCCGGTTTCGTTCGCCCCGGCGAGGGTGCCCTGGCGCGGTCGCTGACCCTCGCGCTGATCCACTTCGGCTGGGGGGTGATCTGGCTGGGCCTGCTCGTGCTCCTGATCGGGACCCTCGCCCCCCGCCTGCGTTCGCCGGGCGTCCGCGCCGCGCTGGAACGGATCACGGGCGCGGCGATGGTGGCGCTGGGGCTGCGGGTGGCGCTGAGCCGTTGA
- a CDS encoding thioesterase family protein, translating to MKLSIPDADVLWAGLPDRRKHELTLTVEPGDLDDLNHVNNTVYLAWCERVARAHALREGMGTDALVALGAVPVARQHVITYHKPALLGDRVRVRTALTQHAGVRSVRAYTLDRATEDGSDGERLAECQTEWVWVDPVSGRPKRAPREVLEAFGF from the coding sequence TTGAAGCTCTCGATTCCCGACGCCGACGTGCTGTGGGCCGGGTTGCCCGACCGGCGCAAGCACGAGCTGACGCTGACGGTGGAACCGGGCGACCTCGACGACCTCAACCACGTCAACAACACCGTCTACCTCGCGTGGTGCGAGCGGGTGGCCCGTGCCCACGCGCTGCGCGAGGGCATGGGCACCGACGCGCTGGTCGCGCTGGGAGCCGTCCCCGTCGCGCGGCAGCATGTCATCACGTACCACAAGCCCGCGCTGCTGGGGGACCGGGTGCGTGTCCGCACGGCCCTGACCCAACATGCCGGGGTCCGCAGCGTCCGCGCTTACACCCTCGACCGGGCGACCGAGGACGGCAGCGACGGCGAGCGGCTGGCCGAGTGCCAGACCGAGTGGGTCTGGGTGGACCCGGTGAGCGGGCGGCCCAAGCGGGCGCCGCGCGAGGTGCTGGAGGCTTTCGGGTTCTAG